One window from the genome of Streptomyces sp. WZ-12 encodes:
- a CDS encoding SDR family NAD(P)-dependent oxidoreductase codes for MGTSTGGQGALEGAVIAVAGAAGPAGRATLLRLAEAGATVVGSDSNPERLAEAVDAARYAHGGATVIGETVDLLDRDQTREWAIRTEKEFGRVDGLVHLVGGWRGCSTFTDTDLADWDTLHKLLIRTVQHTSLAFYDGLERSGNGRYLLISAAGASKPTAGNAAYAASKAAAEAWTLAMADGLRKSGGDAGPRAAAAILVVKALVNDQMRAERPNAKFAGFTDVTELAEAIAGVWDRPAQEVNGQRLWLTPKP; via the coding sequence ATGGGTACTTCGACGGGCGGACAGGGGGCGCTGGAGGGCGCGGTCATCGCGGTGGCCGGAGCGGCCGGCCCGGCGGGCCGCGCCACCCTCCTGCGGCTGGCCGAGGCCGGCGCGACGGTGGTCGGCTCGGACTCCAACCCCGAACGACTGGCGGAGGCCGTCGACGCGGCGCGCTACGCCCACGGCGGCGCCACGGTCATCGGCGAGACCGTCGACCTCCTCGACCGCGACCAGACCCGCGAATGGGCCATCCGCACGGAGAAGGAATTCGGCCGCGTCGACGGACTGGTCCACCTCGTCGGCGGCTGGCGCGGCTGCTCGACGTTCACCGACACCGACCTGGCGGACTGGGACACCCTCCACAAGCTGCTGATCCGCACCGTTCAGCACACCTCCCTCGCCTTCTACGACGGCCTCGAACGCAGCGGCAACGGCCGCTACCTGCTGATCAGCGCCGCCGGCGCCAGCAAGCCCACCGCGGGCAACGCCGCCTACGCCGCCTCCAAGGCCGCCGCCGAGGCGTGGACCCTCGCCATGGCGGACGGCCTCCGCAAGTCGGGGGGCGACGCCGGACCCCGCGCCGCCGCTGCGATCCTGGTCGTGAAGGCGCTCGTCAACGATCAGATGCGCGCCGAGCGACCGAACGCCAAGTTCGCGGGCTTCACCGACGTCACGGAGCTGGCCGAGGCCATCGCCGGGGTCTGGGACCGGCCCGCCCAGGAAGTGAATGGACAGCGTCTGTGGCTGACCCCCAAGCCGTGA
- a CDS encoding DUF6421 family protein, producing the protein MTEILSPVGVRGDALSDEPVVAHLAWPVLKDAVETLRPWQSKDGSIDLAAEGAPTAAAVRHEVERAITAIRELAPLLPHDAAYHQALVGDLRRWADEGFGVPDFLDSLLAFQPAQARADGLQHLVVFPMYTQNGNPNRNFEAVVLRMVWPDWLADLERTRYDNPLFCGITFEDFTAGYDTNSAVLFPETIAVRQAPERFSWGGIFCDREAARFRRVSAAAVEILGVQLPDDIRTMLDDQQRCQQAFVLWDMVHDRTHSHGDLPFDPFMIKQRQPFWMYGLEELRCDLTAFKEAVKLEAEGYPQARDVQYAVIFDRMFRFPVTGERVRNYDGLGGQLLFAYLHKHDVVRWTDNTLHIDWERAPKVTNQLCGEIEKLYRDGIDRPKLVHWFAAYDLVSGYLAPHPGSAWAKGPDALDLDRPPRKLVDDVLPDEFPLSMFYEALAKKLRAVIASTKGITAHSDTPAAA; encoded by the coding sequence ATGACGGAAATTCTTTCGCCTGTGGGTGTCCGGGGCGACGCTCTCTCCGATGAGCCGGTGGTCGCGCACCTCGCGTGGCCGGTGCTCAAGGACGCCGTCGAGACCCTTCGCCCGTGGCAGTCCAAGGACGGCTCGATCGACCTCGCCGCCGAGGGCGCACCGACCGCCGCCGCCGTCCGCCACGAGGTCGAGCGCGCCATAACGGCCATCCGCGAACTCGCCCCGCTGCTCCCGCACGACGCCGCCTACCACCAGGCGCTCGTCGGCGACCTGCGCCGCTGGGCCGACGAGGGCTTCGGCGTCCCCGACTTCCTCGACTCGCTGCTCGCCTTCCAGCCCGCGCAGGCGCGCGCCGACGGCCTCCAGCACCTCGTCGTCTTCCCCATGTACACCCAGAACGGCAACCCGAACCGCAACTTCGAGGCCGTCGTGCTCCGCATGGTCTGGCCGGACTGGCTCGCCGACCTGGAGCGCACCCGCTACGACAACCCCCTCTTCTGCGGCATCACCTTCGAGGACTTCACCGCCGGGTACGACACCAACTCCGCCGTCCTCTTCCCCGAGACCATCGCGGTCCGCCAGGCCCCCGAGCGCTTCAGCTGGGGCGGCATCTTCTGCGACCGCGAGGCCGCCCGCTTCCGCCGGGTCAGCGCCGCCGCCGTGGAGATCCTCGGCGTCCAACTCCCCGACGACATCCGCACGATGCTCGACGACCAGCAGCGGTGCCAACAGGCGTTCGTCCTCTGGGACATGGTCCACGACCGCACGCACAGCCACGGCGACCTGCCGTTCGACCCGTTCATGATCAAGCAGCGCCAACCGTTCTGGATGTACGGCCTGGAGGAACTCCGCTGCGACCTCACCGCCTTCAAGGAGGCCGTGAAACTGGAGGCCGAGGGCTACCCGCAGGCCCGCGACGTGCAGTACGCGGTGATCTTCGACCGGATGTTCCGCTTCCCGGTCACCGGCGAGCGGGTGCGCAACTACGACGGCCTCGGCGGCCAGCTCCTCTTCGCCTACCTCCACAAGCACGACGTCGTACGCTGGACGGACAACACACTGCACATCGACTGGGAGCGGGCGCCCAAGGTCACCAACCAGCTCTGCGGCGAGATTGAGAAGCTCTACCGCGACGGCATCGACCGGCCCAAGCTGGTCCACTGGTTCGCCGCCTACGACCTCGTCTCCGGCTACCTCGCCCCGCACCCCGGCTCAGCCTGGGCCAAGGGCCCCGACGCCCTCGACCTGGACCGGCCGCCCCGCAAACTCGTGGACGACGTGCTCCCCGACGAGTTCCCGCTGAGCATGTTCTACGAGGCGCTCGCCAAGAAGCTGCGCGCCGTGATCGCCTCCACCAAGGGCATCACCGCTCACAGTGACACGCCGGCGGCGGCGTGA
- a CDS encoding threonine aldolase family protein produces the protein MADPQAVNRAKTDARQHHDPQIRGFASDNYAGAHPEVLAALALANGGHQVAYGEDEYTEHLQRVFRSHFGQRAQAFPVFNGTGANVVALQAVTDRWGAVIAADTAHIHVDECGAPERIGGLKLLTVPTPDGKLTPELIDREAHGWEDEHRAMPQVVSITQSTELGTVYTPDEVRAICDHAHERKMLVHLDGSRIANAAATLDVPMRAFTNVVGVDILSFGGTKNGAVFGEAVVVLNPDAVGAMKHLRKLSMQLASKMRFVSVQLEALLAKDLWLRNARHANAMAQRLATGVREIPGVEILYPVQSNGVFARLPHDVSERLQKRYRFYFWDESAGIVRWMCAFDTEEADVDGFLSALREEMSR, from the coding sequence GTGGCTGACCCCCAAGCCGTGAACCGGGCGAAGACCGACGCCCGCCAGCACCACGACCCGCAGATCCGCGGCTTCGCCAGCGACAACTACGCCGGCGCGCACCCCGAGGTGCTCGCCGCGCTCGCCCTCGCCAACGGCGGCCACCAAGTCGCCTACGGCGAGGACGAGTACACCGAGCACCTCCAGCGCGTCTTCCGGAGCCACTTCGGCCAACGCGCCCAGGCGTTCCCGGTGTTCAACGGCACCGGCGCCAACGTCGTCGCGCTCCAGGCGGTCACCGACCGCTGGGGCGCGGTGATCGCCGCCGACACCGCGCACATCCACGTCGACGAGTGCGGCGCCCCCGAGCGGATCGGCGGCCTCAAGCTGCTCACCGTCCCCACCCCCGACGGCAAGCTCACCCCCGAGCTGATCGACCGCGAGGCGCACGGTTGGGAGGACGAACACCGCGCCATGCCGCAGGTCGTCTCGATCACCCAGAGCACCGAACTCGGCACCGTCTACACCCCGGACGAGGTCCGCGCCATCTGCGACCACGCCCACGAGCGGAAGATGCTCGTCCACCTCGACGGCTCCCGGATAGCCAACGCCGCGGCCACCCTCGACGTCCCGATGCGCGCCTTCACCAACGTCGTGGGCGTCGACATCCTCTCCTTCGGCGGCACCAAGAACGGCGCCGTCTTCGGCGAGGCGGTGGTCGTGCTCAACCCCGACGCCGTCGGCGCCATGAAGCACCTGCGCAAGCTGTCGATGCAACTCGCGTCCAAAATGCGCTTCGTCTCCGTCCAGTTGGAGGCCCTGCTCGCCAAGGACCTCTGGCTCCGCAACGCCCGCCACGCCAACGCGATGGCCCAACGCCTCGCCACCGGCGTCCGCGAGATCCCCGGCGTCGAGATCCTCTACCCCGTCCAGTCCAACGGCGTCTTCGCCCGCCTCCCCCACGACGTCAGCGAACGCCTCCAGAAGCGGTACCGCTTCTACTTCTGGGACGAGAGCGCGGGGATCGTCCGCTGGATGTGCGCCTTCGACACGGAGGAGGCGGACGTCGACGGGTTCCTCTCGGCGCTACGCGAGGAGATGTCCCGGTAA